TTGCATTAAGGATTTAACCTGCGCAATTTCTACTGAAGTTCCCTCTTTAATTTTGAATTGTCTGTCATTTTTCAAAGCTTCTCTCAATTTCAGTTCACGCCGCTTAACTTCTTCATCATTTACAAAACCTGATGCAGTATAGAGGAAAGAGAAGAATATATTTGGTTTAAGACTTTAAATGAATTTTCAGTAAATATTATATCCACttgtaaataaatatttagatTTGTTACTCATCCAATTACCCAACACGTGCACCAAAAAAGAGAAAATGGGACACATCCAAATGTGTGTAATAAATAAGGAGGGATCAACTTAAGTCAAAATCTAAGAGTAACTCTGATTTGAGTTACTCCGCTTAATAGCTCATTATAAATATCATATTTCTCTAATCTAACAGTTGAATTGAAAGTTTATATTGAGTAGATCAAGTGCACAAATTcttataaaatttcaaaattatttgatACTTCATCTAATAGCTACTATTGGACGTATAGTATGGTTTTTTAAAATACAAGTAAATGTCTACTATTCCATTACATAGTTATAAATgttgaaattttattaaaaattatgcaATTCTTCTACTCAAAAAGAATTTTAGCGGTTGGATTAGTGAAATGTAATGTTTATAATAAGTTATTATGCATAGTTATTAAATGTAGAGTTACTTCTAGAGTAAGTTGATCTCTCATACACACATAAATACATAGAAATTTGCTAAATTGTGTGGGACTACAAATATATACATAGAAATACTCGAAGTATATTATAATTGTATGACATTCATACTAGATCATGCTGGTCTCATTTCCTATTTTGAGGTTCCCTCATGAATTTCACTTGATAATATCGAGAATATTGAAAAAATGTGTTGCTATCATTCTTCTGCATACGAATATGGAATAAACCAAATCGTGTGTTATATGTGCTATCCCTGTAATAATTACTTTAAAATTTTAATCCAATAAACCCCACTAAATAACCaaatgaattaaataaaatttgtatagAAACTATATACAAAGTATTAAGGCAAGAGCACACCTGAAAAGGCAACTACAGCAACTATTTTTGTAGCCACTTCTTTAATTGTCACAGAGGAATCGTTAGGCAGTGGCAAGTTAGAACCGTACTTTGAAGGCAAGACGAAAGACATTTTCCATTTATCTTGATCTCCCGTCTAAGATAATACCATCAACGAATTAGAACATCATAAAACAAACATATGTTTAAGAAAAATCACCCAATTCAATACTAGAATTAAATGTGGAACTTCAAAATATATAATGACATGCAATTGGGATAGATATGGTTGATTCCTAAGATGAAGAACAGTATCAACTTATCCAAACTGCAAACCAATGTTTGAAATTTAGGGCTTGAACTATACATATTACTGTCCCATATCTAAAGAACCTATGAACTCAAAAGAGTTTCAGGTGCTAAGTAGTCATAAAATGTCTGCTTGACAAAATATTCCAGGATAGTAGATCAAAAGACAAACTGTGATAATTAGTATTTCGCTTCCATTATTGAAGAATATAGAATAAGTTAGGTGAGATTATTTCTCTCCGATTGTTTTTCTTATATATACCACTTTCAAAACCGTTGATGATGAAatgaatttataataaataaatcaaataaagaaTATATTGAAGTAACTTTGCTGCAAATTCATATGAGATATTTAACAAAAAAGTCCATGAAAAAGAATCATAATACCTTTGTTGTTAACACAGGAGTTGTCATATCCATTTTAACCCCGTCGGATTGATTCTTACTGGTAAAAACGGGTGTAGTCATTTCCATTTTTTCCTTCGTTGTATTCTACCATCAGAACAACACAGCACACATCTATAACTTCTTCCAAAATAGAAAGGGAAGACCGAGAAATACAGCAACCAAATGCAACCcagtaaaataaattttaaatgcaCAAATGTGAGTTGGTTCTAAAATGTATTACTACCTTACCGAAAAGGTATTCAGCAAGAACATTAAATGACTGAGAAGCACCGCCGAAATCAAACCCATTCTTCCCAGGCATTGTAGCCTCTGCTACAAAGTAAGGCTGCAAAGATAATCCAGTCAATGTGGGTGAGATTGATAGGAACTAACTGGTATTATTACAAAAAAACGAGAAAGAATTCCTTTGATTGCTTAACAACGGCAAAACACaacttcaaaggtttgcccacctCCCAATCCCAATGCCAAACGGCCTTAAATCACTCGATTAATAAGATGATCCCCTCTCTAATCTCTCCTTTCTACTATAGGCAACATGCTTTATTGGGCCTAACTATCGCCCTAACACACCCGCTAAGTAAtccattaattattaactaaCTACTTATCAAGGGGTTACCTATCAAACACATTCCTAAGACCAAATGGTTTGCTGGTGATAGCAAAGCACTGGCCAATTACCATTGGAGGGAGATGTTAAGCCAGCACTTGCAACTTGTAAGTATCTTGGCATAAAGGGACATATGTAGCATATCAATTCAACTAACTAAAAAAATGAAGTATACTTACACTACCCGTCAACCACAATCCTTCAACTCCAGGTTTGTGACAGCTACAAATTGAACGAGGAGGCATAATACATATGATATTTCAATATTAGAATCCAGTCTGAATTTGCTTCAGGTTAACAAGTGTTTTTCCATTGAAATAAACATTTAGTTCTTAACTAAGAAAAAACTCTTACAAAGGAAAGCACCAGTGCAGTTTACATGCAAATACCCAAGTGAAAACATGAAGGAATCACTtggaaataaagagaaaaaaacaaattgaactgataaattatatataatcatACCGAAATATAACTCAAAAAGCATAACAAATATTGAATAAATCAATAATCATATTATATACCTCAATTTCCCTAATCTCATACCGATCCTTTCTACTCAGAACTTTGAACTTGATAGTCTCAAGATCCGGAACtacatcaaaataattaaattaatatgcaAGAAAAAGTAACAAATTatctataaattatttataaagcaCAGACACTGAAAACATGATACCGACACCCGtaataatttgaaatttgaaaaaaaataatcagagcaaattatataaataataatcagaAATTCTTGCATAATAGAGAAGGAAAATTAAGCACCTGTCATCAATGCTTCTTCGAGAGTTTGACTCTCAAATCTTTTTGGAAACAAGTATTTAGCAGTCTCGTTAGCCAAATCAGCAACAACTACATCAAGTAAATAAATCAATAGAACAAAAGAGATAAAAAAACACGAAAAGCTTAGAAAGTATAAGTAGTAGATTTACGTCGTTGGGAGAGAGATGTGGATTGCGAAGCGAGAGCGAAGATGAGTGAGATTCGAGCTTCAAATGCTGAGATAGTTCTTCGCTGGGTGCTTATTCTGTTTTCGGAAGATGCAGAGTTGGTGATTGAGATTATTTTCTTGTTAGGTTTTCCGTGAATTGAGACCGATTGAAGTGAAAGAGAAGGGTTGCAAAGAGAAATTAACATTTTTACTTTTCGAGAATTGAATATGCCAATATGGATTTGTTTGGTTCACTATTACTGCAACTGAATATTGTTATGGATTTTGAATTTCTGTTTGATTTTGGTTTACTGGTGGTTATGGTTTTCCCGGCACATTATATATAagttttatttcagatattttctTTTCGGTATTAGATACAGTGCTTTCTTTGAACCGATCCGATTTAAAGCGGTTTAATTTCGTGGAGAAATATGAACCGCGAGTTAGGTTGAAACTCAATTTGAACGTCTTTGTATGTAAACGTCGCTGTTTCGAAGGCTCTCTCCATTGTTGACATGAAGAAACATTTTCTAAAATCAATAACAAAACCACCACCACCGATCCTCAACCCACCACAACCACCACCGCAACCAAACCCATCTTTCTTCCCTCCCACACTCTCCCCCACCCAACACTACACCCACTTCCTCCACTTCCTCAACACTCACCTCACCCCTCCCCTCACCCCACAAACCCTAACCCATTTCCTCAAATCAAAGCTCCACCACCACCCTTCTTTCACTCACTACGATTTCCATCTCTTCAATTGGGCTTCATCCCTCGACACATTCTCTCACAATCACACTTCATATGAATGGATGACACAAACCCTCGCTCTCTCTCATCGTTTCTCCCTCCTCCGTACCCTCCTTAACTTCATCTCCTCCAACCCCTGCACCTGCTCCCACGCCATTTTCTCTTGCCCCAAAACTGAATCCATTTTCCGTTTCGCAATTCATGCT
The Vicia villosa cultivar HV-30 ecotype Madison, WI linkage group LG6, Vvil1.0, whole genome shotgun sequence genome window above contains:
- the LOC131610963 gene encoding heme-binding-like protein At3g10130, chloroplastic — protein: MLISLCNPSLSLQSVSIHGKPNKKIISITNSASSENRISTQRRTISAFEARISLIFALASQSTSLSQRLVADLANETAKYLFPKRFESQTLEEALMTVPDLETIKFKVLSRKDRYEIREIEPYFVAEATMPGKNGFDFGGASQSFNVLAEYLFGKNTTKEKMEMTTPVFTSKNQSDGVKMDMTTPVLTTKTGDQDKWKMSFVLPSKYGSNLPLPNDSSVTIKEVATKIVAVVAFSGFVNDEEVKRRELKLREALKNDRQFKIKEGTSVEIAQYNPPFALPFQRRNEIALEVEWKNQ